Proteins from a single region of Strix aluco isolate bStrAlu1 chromosome 5, bStrAlu1.hap1, whole genome shotgun sequence:
- the CNOT2 gene encoding CCR4-NOT transcription complex subunit 2, whose translation MFGASRKKFVEGVDGDYHDENMYYSQSSMFPHRSEKDMLASPSTSGQLSQFGASLYGQQSALGLPMRGMSNNTPQLNRSLSQGTQLPSHVTPTTGVPTMSLHTPPSPSRGILPMNPRNMMNHSQVGQGIGIPSRTNSMSSSGLGSPNRSSPSIICMPKQQPSRQPFTVNSMSGFGMNRNQAFGMNNSLSSNIFNGTDGSENVTGLDLSDFPALADRNRREGSGNPTPLINPLAGRAPYVGMVTKPASEQSQDFSIHNEDFPALPGSSYKDPTSSNDDNKSNLSTSGKTSSSTDGPKFPGDKSSTTQNNNQQKKGIQVLPDGRVTNIPQGMVTDQFGMIGLLTFIRAAETDPGMVHLALGSDLTTLGLNLNSPENLYPKFASPWASSPCRPQDIDFHVPSEYLTNIHIRDKLAAIKLGRYGEDLLFYLYYMNGGDVLQLLAAVELFNRDWRYHKEERVWITRAPGMEPTMKTNTYERGTYYFFDCLNWRKVAKEFHLEYDKLEERPHLPSTFNYNPAQQAF comes from the exons ATGCTGGCATCACCATCAACATCAGGTCAGCTGTCTCAGTTTGGGGCAAGTTTATACGGGCAACAAA gTGCACTAGGCCTTCCAATGAGGGGAATGAGCAACAATACCCCTCAGTTAAATCGCAGCTTATCACAAGGCACTCAGTTACCGAGCCACGTAACGCCAACAACAGGGGTACCAACAATGTCACTTCACACGCCTCCATCTCCGAGCAG ggGGATATTGCCTATGAATCCTAGGAATATGATGAACCACTCCCAGGTTGGTCAGGGCATTGGAATTCCCAGCAGGACAAACAGCATGAGCAGTTCAGGGTTAGGCAGCCCCAACAGAAGCTCTCCAAGCATAATATGTATGCCAAAGCAGCAACCCTCTCGACAACCTTTTACTGTGAACAG TATGTCTGGATTTGGGATGAACAGAAATCAGGCATTTGGAATGAATAACTCCTTATCAAGTAACATTTTTAATGGAACAG ATGGAAGTGAAAATGTGACAGGACTGGACCTCTCAGATTTTCCAGCACTAGCAGACagaaacagaagggaaggaagTGGCAATCCAACTCCATTAATAAACCCTTTAGCTGGAAGGGCACCCTATG TTGGAATGGTAACAAAACCAGCAAGTGAGCAGTCCCAGGACTTTTCAATACACAATGAAGATTTTCCAGCATTACCAGGCTCCAGCTACAAAGACCCAACATCGAGTAACGATGACAATAAATCT aatttgAGTACATCAGGCAAAACATCATCCAGCACAGATGGGCCCAAGTTTCCTGGAGATAAAAGTTCAACTACGCAAAACAACAACCAGCAGAAAAAAGGGATCCAGGTGTTACCTGATG GTCGGGTTACCAACATTCCTCAAGGGATGGTGACGGACCAGTTTGGGATGATTGGCTTGTTAACATTCATCAGGGCAGCAGAGACAGATCCAGGAATGGTACATCTTGCATTAGGAAGTGATTTAACAACACTAGGTCTCAATCTCAACTCTCCTGA aaatctctATCCCAAATTTGCATCACCCTGGGCATCATCACCTTGTCGACCTCAAGACATAG ACTTCCATGTTCCATCTGAATACTTAACTAACATTCACATTAGGGATAAG CTGGCTGCAATAAAACTTGGCCGATATGGAGAAGATCTCCTGTTTTATCTCTATTACATGAATGGAGGAGATGTATTACAGCTATTAGCAGCAGTAGAGCT atttaaccGGGATTGGAGATACCACAAAGAAGAACGAGTATGGATCACCAGGGCACCCGGAATGGAGCCAACAATGAAAACCAATACGTATGAGAGGGGAACATATTACTTCTTTGACTGTCTTAACTGGAGGAAAGTAGCTAAG gaGTTCCATCTGGAATATGACAAATTAGAAGAAAGGCCTCATCTGCCATCAACCTTCAACTACAACCCTGCTCAGCAAGCCTTCTAA